In a genomic window of Penaeus chinensis breed Huanghai No. 1 chromosome 30, ASM1920278v2, whole genome shotgun sequence:
- the LOC125041104 gene encoding uncharacterized protein LOC125041104 translates to MGEKYVFTSCCCGCSLRTGALAIAIVSLVLSTVGAAYGAYVGSYGESEGWVDFFIDVVNLLLAAILIHGIRTERRELVLAWVWGTAVMVCITIIVGIVILVLTPTVLGAVILLVAALVQIYFILVVRSYAFTLGGPVLPS, encoded by the exons ATGGGAGAAAAGTACGTGTTCACGAGCTGCTGCTGCGGGTGCTCCCTGCGGACGGGCGCcctcgccatcgccatcgtcagtCTG GTACTGTCTACTGTCGGTGCAGCTTATGGCGCCTACGTGGGTTCATACG gagagAGCGAGGGCTGGGTCGACTTCTTCATCGACGTGGTCAACCTCCTCCTGGCGGCCATCCTCATCCACGGCATTCGCACG gagaggagggagctCGTCCTGGCGTGGGTATGGGGCACGGCCGTCATGGTTTGCATCACCATCATCGTGGGCATCGTGATCCTCGTCCTCACGCCCACCGTCCTGGGCGCCGTGATCCTGCTGGTGGCGGCGCTGGTGCAGATCTACTTCATCCTGGTCGTCAGGTCCTACGCTTTCACG CTTGGAGGCCCCGTGCTGCCGTCGTGA